A genomic region of Alistipes megaguti contains the following coding sequences:
- a CDS encoding BACON domain-containing protein, which produces MKKLLLFVAMGVLGLAGCQNDEDNGSANAITLGTPSKTQFDYRGGLGSVDVYAGERSVTAESSAPDWCPVTVFDNRTVAFNLYENLGDKERTATIVVSAEGLPSEQFSVTQEPLKGIIVSPETLNFTSDRRTISVEVIASCDYQIVGESNPDDTFSWTKSANGKVVDFTSKDPGNYAVEGRVSFVPEEGEPVSVTLRLERMDTYEFLLGEWNLDTPFSDGVSKEAVSKIVLAQDIKGYTYKVYFIGAKGVGDLYPATAQYLDGAVVLRTKQELGNDGTNFYSLHYNGSQNGSGTYIFNAYQNVAWSARPQYDDLAGKVTLDFADDGKGQGSVAVTLNIFNCAGNYYQGWTELILRTDHLTISKNY; this is translated from the coding sequence ATGAAAAAACTTCTGCTTTTTGTTGCAATGGGTGTTCTCGGCCTGGCCGGATGCCAGAACGACGAGGACAACGGATCGGCAAACGCCATCACGCTCGGTACACCCTCGAAAACCCAGTTCGACTACCGGGGCGGCCTGGGCAGCGTCGACGTCTACGCCGGAGAGCGATCCGTCACCGCCGAATCGAGCGCCCCGGACTGGTGCCCCGTGACGGTCTTCGACAACCGCACCGTGGCATTCAACCTCTACGAAAACCTCGGCGACAAGGAGCGTACGGCGACCATCGTCGTTTCGGCCGAAGGCCTCCCCTCCGAGCAGTTCTCCGTCACGCAGGAGCCGCTCAAGGGCATCATCGTCTCCCCGGAAACCCTGAACTTCACCTCCGACCGGCGCACGATCTCCGTCGAGGTCATCGCCTCGTGTGACTACCAGATCGTCGGGGAGAGCAATCCCGACGACACCTTCTCCTGGACAAAGTCCGCAAACGGAAAGGTCGTCGACTTCACCTCGAAGGATCCCGGAAACTATGCGGTCGAAGGCCGGGTCTCGTTCGTCCCCGAAGAGGGCGAACCCGTCTCGGTAACGCTCCGCCTCGAACGCATGGATACCTATGAATTCCTGCTCGGCGAGTGGAACCTCGACACTCCGTTCAGCGACGGAGTCTCCAAAGAGGCCGTCTCGAAGATCGTCCTGGCCCAGGATATCAAGGGCTATACCTACAAGGTCTACTTCATCGGTGCCAAAGGGGTCGGCGACCTCTATCCCGCCACGGCCCAGTATCTCGACGGCGCCGTCGTGCTGCGGACCAAGCAGGAGCTCGGAAACGACGGAACAAACTTCTACTCGCTGCACTACAACGGCTCCCAGAACGGTTCGGGAACCTACATCTTCAACGCCTACCAGAATGTCGCCTGGAGCGCCCGGCCCCAATACGACGATCTGGCCGGAAAGGTCACGCTCGACTTCGCCGACGACGGAAAGGGCCAGGGAAGCGTTGCCGTAACGCTCAACATCTTCAACTGCGCCGGCAACTACTACCAGGGCTGGACCGAACTGATCCTCCGAACCGACCACCTCACCATCTCCAAGAACTATTAA
- a CDS encoding hybrid sensor histidine kinase/response regulator transcription factor: protein MKNLLRLTALVLSITACPPCGNSQNRPLPIYVPSQNYTVNDGLPSNHVYGIVQDSTGFIWIGTDNGLSRFDGHSFRNYLHAGSNPASLSSNNIRRLAIDRRQRLWLSLDNGVEIYDPGTETFEHFDLKTPDSVAVEGQTIEIIEDSDGEIWISTVNSGVFRYSPESQRLTVYRHNPQDENSLSQDYVSTLYQSNDGTIWMGTYSEGLCAFSKTDSRFTRYTKEQGLSSNSIDAITEDSYGNLWLGTVTSGLDCFDRTTGRFTNYDASRFDGRLMRIHALSETSPGELLVCTENGASRFRFSEQGLHPADASEAGFTRTGYFSIYSALQDREGNLWFGSLNNGVMFYPAHNDFTCYMLRGEEPANSGHVVNTICPVGDGSYLLGTPDNRILRFDERSGSLSLYRESRHPGSTGHDIYAMLIDEGTLWIAAFQYGIEAVDLRSGRSRFYLNNPAEPSSRVFRLFRSSNGRIWAGTSVGLYYYDRTADRFLAMGPTSLVKSITEDLDARLWIGTSDDGIYTCDLRSNQFQHFEYRRNDSTTISRNSISALAVDRNNRVWVGTAGYGLCHYDRKLGHFIRHEELQLPGSNIVHLIPDDEYLWIATDRGLAVYCPDTGMLRSYTSADGLCSDLFVSGMGLRTPEGRILLGTTSGLCLFNPYDIIESRTVPPVTITDFVIDNQSVHPDALQPEAILHRSVGQTRHITLKHRQNALSFSFASLNYASSGNLCYRYRLDGLDNQWRSTSRRNATASYNNLSPGKYRFRVQAGYGSDNWTSPETTLTLEILPPLLLSKPALILYALLLLAGLFAGVRFLLRRTERKHREKIAEIQRQNEHRMYDQRINFFTNIAHEIRTPLSLIIGPLEYVMKSRRMNDEYGEYLTVIERNYHRLRALVDQLLDFRRIDSDNYRPRYDTCDTGTLIRELLGLFRPTLAQRNIRLDEELPPSGPMLVTDREALTKIISNLLSNAIKFARHRIRLRVWGSERGFSLEIEDDGPGIPDAELERIFEAFYQASNNTVRAGKGGVGIGLHMCRTYAEMMHGTIEASARPDGASGARFTLFLPNHPATGEEPARPAAGESPEKSARRSPKAPKASQKPEAVQCPEAPEAPSPQPETGQQTPPEPDAGPSADSPSEHRTDGEEIPAQPDRSSDTDAGSTAAPKSERRRILLVDDNPEILDFLDRILRNDYTTLSAESGEEALKLLRDREVDMVVSDIMMEGIDGIELCRTIKSQLATSHIPVILLTAKTDLASKIEGLECGADAYIEKPFSPEHLRAQIANLLVKLEEIRRHYSELPMSEFRTISHNRLDEEFIDRCREIIITHMSEPDLSVELLARELAMSRTSIFKKLKAVTGMTPNDFMKLVRLKEASRLLAEGRYRISEIGFIAGFSSSSYFAKCFARQFGVLPTEFLRNLDRRKTDPAEDS, encoded by the coding sequence ATGAAGAACCTTCTCCGACTTACGGCCCTCGTGCTGAGCATCACCGCCTGTCCCCCGTGCGGAAACAGCCAGAACCGCCCCCTGCCCATATACGTCCCCTCGCAAAACTACACGGTCAACGACGGACTCCCCTCGAACCACGTCTACGGAATCGTCCAGGACTCCACCGGTTTCATCTGGATCGGTACGGACAACGGCCTGAGCCGTTTCGACGGACACTCCTTCCGCAACTACCTCCACGCCGGGAGCAACCCCGCCAGCCTCTCGAGCAACAACATCCGCCGTCTGGCCATCGACCGCCGCCAACGCCTCTGGCTCTCGCTCGACAACGGCGTGGAGATCTACGACCCCGGCACCGAAACCTTCGAACACTTCGATCTGAAGACGCCCGACAGCGTGGCCGTCGAGGGGCAGACCATCGAGATCATCGAGGACTCCGACGGCGAAATCTGGATCTCGACGGTCAACTCCGGCGTGTTCCGCTACTCGCCCGAAAGCCAACGCCTGACCGTCTACCGCCACAATCCCCAGGATGAGAACTCCCTCTCGCAGGACTACGTCTCGACCCTCTACCAGAGCAACGACGGGACCATCTGGATGGGAACCTACAGCGAAGGGCTCTGCGCCTTCTCGAAAACGGACAGCCGATTCACCCGCTACACCAAGGAGCAGGGGCTCTCGAGCAACTCCATCGACGCCATCACGGAGGACTCCTACGGCAACCTCTGGCTCGGGACCGTCACTTCGGGACTCGACTGCTTCGACCGCACGACGGGCCGCTTCACCAACTACGACGCCTCGCGTTTCGACGGCCGGCTCATGCGGATCCACGCCCTGAGCGAAACCTCGCCCGGCGAACTGCTCGTCTGCACCGAAAACGGCGCCTCCCGGTTCCGCTTCTCCGAACAGGGGCTCCATCCGGCCGACGCCTCCGAGGCGGGATTCACCCGCACGGGATACTTCAGCATCTACAGCGCCCTGCAGGACCGCGAGGGCAACCTCTGGTTCGGATCGCTCAACAACGGCGTGATGTTCTATCCGGCGCACAACGACTTCACCTGCTACATGCTCCGCGGCGAGGAGCCCGCCAACAGCGGTCATGTCGTCAACACAATCTGTCCGGTCGGCGACGGCTCCTACCTGCTGGGAACCCCCGACAACCGGATCCTGCGCTTCGACGAACGCTCCGGAAGCCTCTCCCTCTACCGCGAAAGCCGCCACCCCGGCAGCACGGGGCACGACATCTACGCCATGCTCATCGACGAAGGCACGCTCTGGATCGCCGCCTTCCAGTACGGCATCGAGGCCGTCGATCTGCGCAGCGGCCGCTCGCGCTTCTACCTCAACAACCCGGCCGAGCCCAGTTCGCGCGTCTTCCGGCTCTTCCGCAGCAGCAACGGCCGCATCTGGGCCGGCACCTCCGTAGGACTCTACTACTACGACCGCACGGCGGACCGTTTCCTGGCAATGGGTCCCACCTCGCTGGTGAAGAGCATCACCGAGGATCTCGACGCGCGGCTCTGGATCGGAACCAGCGACGACGGAATCTACACCTGCGATCTGCGCAGCAACCAGTTCCAACACTTCGAATACCGGCGGAACGACTCCACGACCATCAGCCGGAACTCGATCAGCGCCCTGGCCGTCGACCGGAACAACCGCGTCTGGGTCGGTACCGCCGGATACGGACTCTGCCACTACGATCGGAAGCTGGGCCATTTCATCCGCCACGAGGAGCTCCAGCTCCCCGGCAGCAACATCGTCCACCTGATCCCCGACGACGAATACCTCTGGATCGCAACCGACCGCGGACTGGCCGTCTACTGCCCCGATACGGGGATGCTGCGCAGCTACACGAGCGCCGACGGGTTGTGCAGCGACCTCTTCGTCTCGGGCATGGGGCTGCGGACCCCCGAAGGGCGCATCCTGCTCGGGACCACCTCCGGACTCTGTCTGTTCAACCCCTACGACATCATCGAAAGCCGGACGGTGCCGCCCGTCACCATCACGGACTTCGTCATCGACAACCAGTCCGTACACCCCGACGCCTTGCAGCCCGAGGCCATCCTCCACAGAAGCGTCGGGCAAACCCGTCACATCACCCTCAAACACCGGCAGAATGCCCTGTCCTTCTCCTTCGCCTCGCTGAACTACGCCTCGTCGGGCAACCTCTGCTACCGCTACCGCCTCGACGGTCTCGACAACCAGTGGAGATCGACCTCGCGCCGGAACGCCACGGCCAGCTACAACAACCTTTCACCCGGCAAGTACCGCTTCCGCGTACAGGCCGGCTACGGCAGCGACAACTGGACATCCCCCGAAACGACGCTCACCCTCGAGATCCTTCCGCCGCTGCTACTCTCGAAACCGGCCCTGATCCTCTATGCCCTTCTGCTGCTGGCGGGGCTCTTCGCCGGAGTCCGCTTCCTGCTCCGCCGCACCGAACGCAAACACCGGGAGAAGATCGCCGAAATCCAGCGTCAGAACGAACACCGGATGTACGACCAGCGCATCAACTTCTTCACCAACATCGCCCACGAGATCCGCACCCCGCTCAGCCTGATCATCGGACCGCTGGAGTATGTGATGAAATCCCGGCGCATGAACGACGAATACGGCGAGTATCTCACCGTCATCGAACGCAACTACCACCGGCTCCGCGCCCTCGTCGACCAGCTGCTCGACTTCCGCAGGATCGACTCCGACAACTACCGCCCGCGTTACGACACGTGCGACACGGGAACCCTGATCCGCGAACTGCTCGGGCTGTTCCGCCCGACCCTCGCGCAGCGGAACATCCGGCTCGACGAGGAGCTCCCGCCAAGCGGCCCGATGCTGGTCACCGACCGGGAGGCTCTGACCAAAATCATCAGCAACCTGCTCTCTAATGCGATCAAGTTCGCCCGGCACCGGATCCGGCTGCGGGTGTGGGGCTCGGAGAGGGGCTTCTCGCTCGAAATCGAGGACGACGGCCCGGGAATCCCCGATGCGGAGCTCGAACGGATCTTCGAAGCCTTCTACCAGGCCAGCAACAATACGGTCCGCGCCGGAAAGGGCGGAGTCGGCATCGGTCTGCACATGTGCCGCACCTACGCCGAGATGATGCACGGAACGATCGAGGCCTCGGCCCGTCCCGACGGAGCATCGGGCGCCCGTTTCACGCTCTTCCTCCCCAACCATCCGGCAACCGGAGAGGAGCCGGCCCGACCGGCCGCCGGGGAGTCCCCCGAAAAGAGCGCCCGCCGGTCGCCGAAAGCGCCGAAGGCTTCCCAAAAACCGGAAGCGGTCCAATGCCCGGAGGCACCGGAAGCGCCGTCGCCGCAACCCGAAACCGGGCAGCAGACGCCCCCGGAACCGGATGCCGGGCCATCGGCCGATTCACCGTCGGAGCACCGAACCGACGGGGAGGAGATCCCCGCTCAACCGGATCGGTCATCCGACACGGATGCCGGTTCGACCGCTGCGCCCAAATCGGAGCGCCGCAGGATCCTGCTCGTGGACGACAACCCCGAGATTCTGGATTTCCTGGATCGGATTCTGCGGAACGACTACACCACCCTTTCGGCCGAGAGCGGAGAAGAGGCCCTCAAGCTGCTCCGCGACCGGGAGGTCGACATGGTCGTCAGCGACATCATGATGGAGGGCATCGACGGAATCGAACTCTGCCGAACGATCAAGAGCCAACTCGCCACCAGCCACATCCCGGTCATCCTGCTGACCGCAAAGACCGACCTCGCCTCCAAAATCGAGGGGCTCGAATGCGGCGCCGACGCCTATATCGAGAAACCCTTCTCGCCCGAACACCTCAGGGCCCAGATCGCCAACCTGCTCGTCAAGCTCGAGGAGATCCGCCGCCACTACTCCGAGCTCCCCATGAGCGAGTTCCGGACCATCTCCCACAACCGCCTCGACGAAGAGTTCATCGACCGCTGCCGGGAGATCATCATCACGCACATGAGCGAACCCGACCTCTCGGTCGAACTCCTCGCCCGCGAACTGGCCATGAGCCGTACGTCGATCTTCAAGAAGCTCAAGGCCGTCACCGGCATGACCCCGAACGACTTCATGAAACTCGTCCGCCTCAAGGAGGCGTCGCGGCTGCTGGCCGAGGGCCGTTACCGCATCTCCGAGATCGGATTCATCGCCGGATTCAGTTCGTCGTCCTATTTCGCCAAATGCTTCGCCCGTCAGTTCGGCGTCCTGCCGACCGAGTTCCTCCGCAATCTGGACCGCAGGAAAACGGATCCTGCCGAAGATTCGTAG
- a CDS encoding alpha-N-acetylglucosaminidase: MKRKLFSLVLLFTGLSLTQGICKTTAGSESERAARGVIERTLGYAPKNLVLEVTGRDSVGRDYFSTEVSQGRLIVRGSTPVAVCRGFYDYVKENGYGLVTWSMNTIRLPRRLPDQPLRTEVSPFRHRYYMNTCTFGYTHPYKKWSDWERELDWMALHGFDMPLAPIGSEAIFARVWRSLGLTDEEIGDFVPGPAHLPWFRMGNMSRLDGPLTQAYYDETLALQHRIVDRMNELGMTPIYNAFAGFVPESIRRIYPDVELFKTGWGDGEYYVSHFISPETELFRTIAARYIREWEREFGKCKYYLADSFNEMKVPFAKRGTAERYEQIASYGDAIYESIHAVNPDAVWVLQGWMFGYQRYIWDPESIEALFSRLPDEKVLLLDLSVDFNYGIWRNEYTWNYAPKLYGKHWVYSTVPNFGGRTCPIGDVDFYLNGHLRALNSPNRGNLVGLGTAPEGVENNEVLYEAIGDAAWSEREIPVEEWLCHYSSLRYGSCPEEIARFWKGMLQSSYGLCSNRAQYRIQKRPYDITGGRYDTSPAHFAAIESFVDAAGELGDNASYRTDLAMWAGFYAFGKADILAEQIHRCYILGQKELAAEYERRFIELLKVADRFLESCPNLRLERWVDLARAWGENPGMSDRYETNARRLITTWGPGKGPDGLNDYAGRIWSGVIRDYYVPRWQHYFEAEKSGVPFDFDGWEYRFAEERRGVSPVTPYADPVLAARELIARNRDINRNMNGRRDAEFSGWTPTDLKDTVTRFVHVIDPHVFNHIRGVRIRWTQGADSVVLKRVQLNGGGLVQAVAEPGQTIDRNHSTVEIPLDVKPSEKLLGDIYLHLVVEQQQPRSDSYALVELIE, from the coding sequence ATGAAACGGAAACTTTTTTCGCTTGTGCTTCTTTTTACGGGGTTGTCCCTGACGCAGGGTATCTGCAAAACAACCGCCGGGAGTGAGTCGGAGCGTGCGGCCCGGGGCGTCATCGAGCGTACGCTGGGCTACGCTCCGAAGAATCTGGTTCTGGAGGTGACGGGGCGTGACTCCGTGGGCCGCGACTATTTCTCGACCGAAGTGTCGCAGGGGCGATTGATCGTCCGGGGCAGTACGCCGGTGGCGGTCTGCCGTGGATTTTATGATTATGTGAAGGAGAATGGATACGGACTGGTCACCTGGTCGATGAATACGATCCGGTTGCCGCGGCGTTTGCCGGATCAGCCCCTGCGCACCGAGGTCTCGCCGTTCCGCCACCGCTACTACATGAATACCTGCACCTTCGGCTATACGCATCCCTACAAGAAGTGGTCCGACTGGGAGCGAGAACTCGACTGGATGGCGCTTCACGGCTTCGACATGCCGCTGGCGCCGATCGGCAGCGAGGCGATCTTTGCCCGGGTATGGCGTTCGCTGGGGCTGACCGACGAGGAGATCGGCGACTTCGTGCCGGGCCCGGCCCACCTGCCGTGGTTCCGCATGGGCAACATGAGCCGGCTCGACGGTCCGCTGACGCAGGCCTATTACGACGAGACCCTGGCGCTCCAGCACCGGATCGTCGACCGCATGAACGAACTGGGCATGACGCCGATCTACAATGCCTTTGCGGGATTCGTCCCCGAGAGCATCCGGCGGATCTACCCCGATGTCGAGCTCTTCAAGACGGGCTGGGGCGACGGCGAGTACTACGTCTCGCACTTCATCTCGCCCGAGACCGAACTCTTCCGCACCATAGCCGCCCGCTACATCCGGGAGTGGGAGCGCGAATTCGGCAAGTGCAAGTACTACCTGGCCGACAGTTTCAACGAGATGAAGGTGCCCTTTGCCAAGCGCGGCACTGCGGAGCGTTACGAACAGATCGCCTCCTACGGCGATGCGATCTACGAATCCATCCATGCCGTCAATCCCGATGCGGTGTGGGTGCTTCAGGGGTGGATGTTCGGTTACCAGCGCTATATCTGGGATCCGGAGAGCATCGAGGCGCTGTTCTCCAGGCTGCCGGACGAGAAGGTGCTGCTGCTGGACCTGAGCGTCGACTTCAACTACGGCATCTGGCGCAACGAGTATACGTGGAACTATGCCCCGAAACTCTACGGCAAGCATTGGGTGTACAGTACGGTTCCGAATTTCGGCGGGCGGACGTGCCCGATCGGCGATGTCGACTTCTACCTGAACGGTCATCTGCGGGCGTTGAACTCGCCGAACCGGGGCAATCTGGTCGGCCTGGGTACGGCACCTGAAGGGGTCGAGAACAACGAGGTGCTCTACGAGGCGATCGGCGATGCGGCGTGGTCCGAGCGGGAGATTCCGGTCGAGGAGTGGCTGTGTCACTACTCGTCGTTGCGGTATGGCTCGTGTCCGGAGGAGATTGCCCGCTTCTGGAAGGGGATGCTGCAGTCGTCGTACGGCCTCTGCTCGAACCGGGCGCAGTACCGGATCCAGAAACGGCCCTACGACATCACGGGCGGACGTTATGATACGAGTCCGGCACACTTTGCGGCGATCGAGTCGTTTGTCGATGCGGCCGGTGAGCTGGGCGACAACGCCTCCTACCGGACGGATCTGGCGATGTGGGCGGGTTTCTACGCCTTCGGCAAGGCCGACATTCTGGCCGAACAGATCCACCGCTGTTACATCCTGGGACAGAAGGAGCTGGCTGCGGAGTATGAGCGTCGTTTCATCGAACTGCTCAAGGTTGCCGACCGCTTCCTGGAGTCCTGCCCGAACCTGCGGCTCGAACGGTGGGTCGACCTGGCCCGGGCGTGGGGTGAGAATCCCGGGATGAGCGACCGTTACGAGACCAATGCCCGGCGTCTGATCACGACCTGGGGTCCGGGCAAGGGCCCCGACGGGCTGAACGACTATGCCGGCCGCATCTGGTCGGGGGTGATCCGCGACTACTATGTTCCGCGCTGGCAGCACTATTTCGAGGCGGAGAAGAGCGGGGTTCCGTTCGATTTCGACGGCTGGGAGTACCGGTTTGCCGAGGAGCGGCGCGGCGTATCGCCCGTCACTCCCTATGCCGATCCGGTTTTGGCGGCCCGGGAGCTGATCGCCCGCAACCGCGACATCAACCGCAACATGAACGGTCGCCGCGATGCGGAGTTTTCGGGATGGACGCCGACCGATTTGAAGGATACGGTGACGCGTTTCGTCCATGTGATTGATCCTCATGTATTCAACCATATCCGGGGTGTCCGGATCCGCTGGACGCAGGGTGCGGATTCCGTCGTGCTGAAGCGGGTTCAACTCAATGGCGGCGGCCTTGTTCAGGCGGTTGCGGAGCCCGGTCAGACCATCGACCGGAACCATTCGACGGTCGAGATTCCGCTCGACGTCAAACCCTCGGAGAAGCTTCTCGGAGACATCTATCTGCACCTTGTCGTGGAGCAGCAGCAACCCCGGAGCGACTCCTACGCGCTGGTGGAGCTGATCGAGTGA
- a CDS encoding MFS transporter, translated as MTPKKVSPLAWVPTAYFAMGLPFIMLSLVAPIMFNDFGISDAQVAFWTSLLILPWSLKPFWSPLLEMYRTKKFFVVATQLLSGVSLALVAMALPLPNFFPYVVAIMAVLAFSGSTHDIALDGLYIHELTPTQQAQYIGWQGAFYNIAKVTAMGGLVYLAGVLDEHFGSLYAWMIIMGASGALLFLLGIYHLRILPSGGAATVQAGGNLRSTMRETWEVFRLFFRKRYIWIYIAWIVFYRFAEGLVIKIVPLFLKSPIADEGLALTKSQIGLYYGTFGVAAFVIGSILGGYFISWRGLKRALFPLCCIFNVPFAVYALLAWLQPTNPVMVCAAIVFEYFSYGFGYVGLTLFIMQQVAPGKHQMAHYAFGTALANLGVMLPGMISGVISDAVGYRAFFLWSLLATIPAFILTWVVPFSHDPEKEAQEQAAEEQA; from the coding sequence ATGACTCCGAAGAAAGTATCTCCCCTTGCATGGGTCCCGACGGCCTACTTTGCCATGGGATTGCCCTTCATCATGCTCAGCCTGGTGGCCCCGATCATGTTCAATGATTTCGGGATCAGCGATGCGCAGGTGGCCTTCTGGACCTCGCTGCTGATTCTTCCGTGGTCGTTGAAGCCCTTCTGGAGTCCGCTGCTGGAGATGTACCGCACGAAGAAGTTCTTCGTCGTGGCGACGCAGCTGCTATCGGGTGTATCGCTGGCGCTGGTGGCCATGGCGCTTCCGCTGCCGAACTTCTTCCCCTATGTGGTGGCGATCATGGCGGTGCTGGCCTTCAGCGGCTCGACCCACGACATTGCCCTCGACGGCCTCTACATCCACGAACTCACCCCCACGCAGCAGGCACAATACATCGGCTGGCAGGGGGCCTTCTACAACATTGCCAAGGTGACGGCCATGGGCGGTCTGGTCTATCTGGCGGGCGTTCTCGACGAACATTTCGGATCGCTCTACGCCTGGATGATCATCATGGGGGCGAGCGGAGCGCTGCTCTTCCTGCTGGGCATCTACCACCTGCGGATCCTCCCCTCGGGCGGAGCCGCCACGGTGCAGGCGGGGGGCAATCTGCGCTCGACGATGCGCGAGACGTGGGAGGTCTTCCGGCTCTTCTTCCGCAAACGCTACATCTGGATCTATATCGCGTGGATTGTCTTCTACCGCTTTGCCGAGGGGTTGGTCATCAAGATCGTGCCGCTGTTCCTCAAGTCGCCGATTGCCGACGAGGGGCTGGCGCTGACCAAGAGCCAGATCGGACTCTACTACGGCACGTTCGGAGTGGCGGCCTTCGTCATCGGGTCGATTCTCGGCGGATACTTCATCTCGTGGCGCGGACTGAAGCGGGCGCTCTTCCCGCTGTGCTGCATCTTCAACGTGCCGTTTGCGGTCTATGCGCTGCTGGCATGGCTGCAGCCCACCAATCCGGTGATGGTCTGCGCGGCGATCGTCTTCGAATATTTCAGCTACGGCTTCGGTTATGTCGGCCTGACGCTCTTCATCATGCAGCAGGTGGCACCCGGCAAACACCAGATGGCCCACTATGCCTTCGGTACGGCGCTGGCCAACCTCGGCGTGATGCTTCCGGGCATGATCAGCGGTGTGATCAGCGATGCCGTCGGCTATCGGGCCTTCTTCCTGTGGTCGCTGCTGGCCACGATCCCGGCCTTCATCCTCACGTGGGTGGTTCCTTTCTCGCACGACCCCGAAAAGGAGGCGCAGGAGCAGGCGGCCGAAGAGCAGGCATAG